A part of Acropora palmata chromosome 6, jaAcrPala1.3, whole genome shotgun sequence genomic DNA contains:
- the LOC141884121 gene encoding ankyrin repeat domain-containing protein 49-like: MSDVDSSDTERQNGIESPDNKEKPDLLDFLPASIAHEDEHETCGKDGLPNIREENLDQELSPSPEVMLESCEKGMIDRVLKILETEMSLLNCKDEDGYSPLHRACYNGHLDVVRVLLERGADVKAVTDDGWQPLHCACRWGKTDVACLLLQNGADINALTNGKQTALHFAASGVGGTTTLQLLLCNRWLDASIRNMQNETPYDIAYRSGKHYELFEIVEDCINVK, translated from the exons ATGTCTGATGTTGATTCTAGCGACACGGAACGGCAGAATGGAATAGAATCTCCTGATAACAAGGAAAAGCCAGATCTCTTAGATTTTCTTCCTGCCTCCATTGCACACGAAGATGAACATGAAACTTGCGGAAAAGACGGTCTTCCAAATATAAGAGAAGAGAATTTAGATCAGGAACTGTCACCGTCACCTGAGGTTATGCTAGAATCGTGTGAGAAGGGAATGATTGATCgcgttttgaaaatattggAGACAGAAATGTCTCTTCTCAACTGTAAAGACGAAGATGGGTATTCACCTCTTCACAGAGCTTGTTATAATGGTCATTTAGACGTAGTGAGGGTTCTTTTAGAAAGAGGCGCAGATGTGAAAGCAGTAACGGACGACGGGTGGCAGCCATTACACTGCGCTTGCAGATGGG GTAAGACGGATGTTGCCTGTTTACTCTTACAGAATGGGGCTGATATCAATGCACTAACCAATGGCAAACAGACTGCACTTCATTTTGCTGCCAGTGGAGTTGGAGGAACCACAACATTGCAGTTACTACTTTGTAACAGATGGCTGGatgcttctatacgcaatatGCAGAATGAGACACCGTATGATATTGCTTATCGGAGTGGAAAACATTATGAGTTGTTTGAAATTGTAGAGGATTGtataaatgttaaataa